In Corylus avellana chromosome ca2, CavTom2PMs-1.0, the following proteins share a genomic window:
- the LOC132169936 gene encoding disease resistance RPP13-like protein 4: protein MSKQTSSPNSSFEHLDLLSFLKSGRTTPFHIFIDFVIPQFLGQLSKRKQHLLNSTQKEDSGLQERFDKIEKKLSDMENACGTLKEWEDKVNKEFKDLILKNLDDAFKERTEALENCRGIEILEERLEGAWNVVSMLTNGFSSGNLESRSVKPSRFAKKLKLDFRNMIAESSILKEIQVVYDGLEDESKRSCLLCFSVFPQNVVIKRKALVHWWVGEKLLSSQTCGDKTDEEKGNNLFAEFIAKGIIESVSKKRRPSSALCKMHPLIRYAVIQLAETNNFIRFHTNGNPTADFSDKKNKRGFLVTTEEGSSELRELTYGFRLKQENVGTLFNVNEPYVDLREHSLSEMTNMRVLQLGRFQDQVKQADAVKVFDTEFLKGLKKMKHLRYLSLRGITRVRELPDSICKLTKLIIVDLHDCQYLEKLPEGIGSLTNLTRLDMSGCNFIRHMPVGLAKLLKLQVLHGFWIGTQAALHDGQDFCKLATLARKLKCLTKLSINVDERCTDKGLLAKELNSLSEFESLASLSVAWSDIHKNDGEGGRSEEKVNGPTTPGDKQTTSHSKQTTSDGREMTSVDKQMTSGGENTTKPPDSTSRSASLAKLELQFYPDPEMPDWVKLFNLEKLKKLYVRGGKLSKLEELVGCKKWKVSILRLELLSELQMDWGKLQALFPQLRYVQKIKCPKLILFPCDENGEWVSGESDTGEISEEKPDSSSSPPKGGINYLKSICNFITFRRIQ, encoded by the coding sequence ATGTCCAAACAAACCAGCTCTCCAAATTCTTCATTTGAGCATTTGGATCTTCTTTCATTCTTGAAATCTGGGCGAACCACGCCGTTCCATATATTCATCGATTTCGTCATCCCGCAGTTTCTAGGCCAATTATCCAAGAGAAAGCAACACCTTCTTAATTCTACCCAAAAGGAGGACAGTGGCCTACAAGAAAGGTTTGACAAAATCGAGAAGAAACTCAGTGACATGGAAAATGCCTGTGGGACACTAAAGGAATGGGAAGACAAAGTCAACAAAGAGTTCAAAGATTTGATTCTCAAAAATTTGGACGATGCCTTCAAAGAAAGAACAGAAGCACTAGAAAATTGCAGAGGAATCGAAATCCTTGAAGAAAGGCTTGAAGGAGCCTGGAATGTTGTCTCAATGTTAACCAACGGATTCTCTTCAGGTAATTTGGAGTCTAGAAGCGTCAAACCTTCCCGCTTCGCTAAGAAGTTAAAGCTAGACTTCCGAAATATGATCGCTGAGAGCTCGATTCTCAAGGAGATTCAGGTGGTCTACGATGGTCTAGAAGATGAATCGAAGCGGAGCTGTTTGCTCTGTTTTTCAGTGTTCCCTCAGAACGTGGTCATTAAGAGGAAAGCATTGGTCCACTGGTGGGTCGGCGAGAAGTTGTTATCCTCCCAGACTTGTGGAGATAAGACTGACGAGGAGAAGGGCAACAATTTGTTCGCAGAATTTATCGCCAAAGGCATCATTGAGAGCGTTTCCAAAAAGCGCAGACCAAGCTCAGCACTTTGCAAAATGCACCCGTTAATTCGGTACGCTGTGATTCAGCTTGCAGAAACAAACAACTTCATTCGCTTTCACACAAATGGAAATCCAACTGCAGATTTCTCTGACAAGAAGAATAAGAGGGGTTTCCTAGTAACAACTGAAGAAGGATCTTCAGAACTTCGGGAGTTGACTTATGGCTTCCGTCTGAAGCAGGAGAATGTTGGAACTCTGTTTAACGTAAATGAGCCTTATGTCGATTTAAGAGAGCACAGTCTGTCAGAGATGACGAATATGAGAGTTCTTCAATTGGGTAGATTTCAGGACCAGGTTAAGCAAGCTGACGCTGTCAAAGTATTTGATACCGAGTTCTTGAAaggtttgaagaaaatgaaacatcTTAGATACTTGAGCCTCAGGGGAATCACTAGAGTTAGGGAGCTTCCTGATTCAATTTGCAAACTCACCAAGCTAATAATCGTGGACCTCCATGACTGTCAATATTTAGAGAAACTTCCAGAAGGGATAGGCTCACTGACAAACCTGACACGGTTAGACATGTCTGGGTGTAACTTCATTAGACACATGCCTGTTGGACTTGCCAAGCTCTTAAAACTCCAAGTCCTTCATGGGTTTTGGATTGGGACACAAGCTGCATTGCACGACGGCCAGGATTTCTGCAAGCTGGCTACTTTGGCTCGGAAGCTGAAATGTTTGACGAAGTTGAGCATAAATGTAGACGAAAGGTGTACGGACAAAGGACTCCTAGCGAAAGAGCTAAATTCTTTATCCGAATTTGAAAGCCTCGCGTCGTTATCAGTAGCATGGTCAGATATTCACAAAAACGACGGCGAGGGTGGCCGTTCCGAAGAAAAAGTGAATGGACCAACGACGCCCGGTGACAAACAGACGACGTCCCATAGCAAGCAGACGACGTCCGACGGCAGGGAGATGACGTCCGTCGACAAGCAGATGACGTCCGGTGGCGAAAACACTACCAAGCCCCCGGATTCTACATCGCGTTCTGCTTCTTTAGCGAAACTGGAGCTTCAGTTTTATCCTGATCCTGAGATGCCTGATTGGGTGAAGCTCTTCAACCTGGAGAAGCTGAAGAAGCTCTATGTAAGAGGAGGAAAGCTATCTAAACTGGAGGAGCTAGTGGGATGCAAGAAGTGGAAGGTTAGCATTCTCCGCTTGGAGTTGTTGAGTGAATTACAGATGGATTGGGGGAAACTGCAAGCACTGTTTCCACAGTTGAGGTACGTGCAGAAAATCAAATGTCCTAAACTCATTTTGTTCCCCTGTGACGAGAATGGAGAGTGGGTAAGCGGGGAATCAGATACAGGAGAAATTTCAGAAGAAAAACCagactcttcttcttctcctcctaaaGGTGGcattaattatctcaaatctATTTGTAATTTCATTAC
- the LOC132169937 gene encoding probable disease resistance protein At4g19060, with protein MAPKKGKPSAASSETSGAQPEGCHRCSSRSVDESKVHGFEEEWMSLKKVLLRQGSEDRFKAIGITGITGIGKTTLCQLLFNKEEVKDYFFPRIWVCMSAHSGNDPDKKIAILKRMLDSLGVEEEMINNYKVGQEHNLKQLLLYALHLQLQGKRYLIVFDDARGGEIDKWYGELSCSSTRDGKWDGLAYGLPKGRGGAVIVNSRDEKLAKEMVGVEGILHRLLPRPDEESCLSIFKDAADAAKKKYESEADDLKKDIFHKSAGIPLAAKMMAKNLINTQ; from the coding sequence ATGGCGCCAAAAAAAGGGAAGCCTAGTGCAGCTTCAAGTGAGACAAGTGGCGCACAGCCGGAAGGATGTCACCGGTGCAGCTCTCGGTCCGTTGATGAATCTAAGGTTCATGGGTTTGAGGAAGAATGGATGTCACTGAAAAAGGTGCTTCTCAGGCAAGGAAGTGAGGATCGTTTCAAGGCAATAGGCATCACCGGTATAACTGGTATAGGAAAAACCACACTTTGCCAATTGTTGTTCAATAAAGAGGAGGTGAAGGACTACTTCTTTCCAAGGATCTGGGTATGCATGTCAGCACATTCCGGCAACGATCCGGACAAGAAAATAGCGATCCTGAAGAGAATGTTGGATAGCCTTGGAGTAGAAGAGGAGATGATCAACAACTACAAGGTCGGCCAGGAACATAATCTCAAGCAACTACTACTGTATGCTCTTCACCTGCAATTGCAGGGGAAGAGATATCTGATTGTGTTCGATGATGCCAGGGGCGGGGAGATAGACAAATGGTACGGAGAGCTGAGTTGTTCGTCTACTCGTGATGGAAAATGGGATGGTCTCGCGTATGGATTGCCAAAAGGGCGTGGGGGAGCAGTTATTGTGAACAGTAGGGATGAGAAATTAGCGAAAGAGATGGTTGGCGTGGAGGGAATCCTACATCGGCTTCTACCCCGTCCGGACGAAGAGAGCTGCTTGTCAATATTCAAAGACGCAGCTGATGCGGCCAAGAAAAAGTATGAGTCAGAGGCGGACGATCTAAAGAAAGATATCTTCCATAAGTCTGCAGGCATTCCATTAGCTGCAAAAATGATGGCAAAAAATCTTATTAACACCCAATGA